The following are encoded together in the Bos taurus isolate L1 Dominette 01449 registration number 42190680 breed Hereford chromosome 12, ARS-UCD2.0, whole genome shotgun sequence genome:
- the SPRY2 gene encoding protein sprouty homolog 2 isoform X1, with translation MEARAQSGSGSQPLLQAPRDSGRQRGEPDPRDALPQQVHVLSLDQIRAIRNTNEYTEGPTVLPRAGLKPAPRPTAQHKHERLHGLPEPRQPSRPQHPPAHPSARASLARSISTVSSGSRSSTRTSTSSSSSEQRLLGSSFSSGPLADRIIRVQPKSELKPGELKPLSKEDVGLHAYKCEDCGKCKCKECTYPRPLPSDWICDKQCLCSAQNVIDYGTCVCCVKGLFYHCSNDDEDNCADNPCSCSQSHCCTRWSAMGVMSLFLPCLWCYLPAKGCLKLCQGCYDRVNRPGCRCKNSNTVCCKVPTVPPRNFEKPT, from the coding sequence ATTGCTGCAGGCACCCCGTGACAGTGGCCGGCAGCGTGGGGAGCCCGACCCCAGGGACGCCCTCCCCCAGCAGGTACACGTGCTGTCTCTGGATCAGATCAGGGCCATCCGGAACACGAATGAGTACACGGAGGGGCCCACTGTGCTCCCCAGAGCTGGGCTCAAGCCTGCTCCTCGCCCCACGGCCCAGCACAAACATGAAAGACTCCACGGGCTGCCCGAGCCCCGCCAGCCCTCCCGGCCCCAGCACCCACCGGCCCACCCTTCAGCCAGGGCCTCTCTAGCCCGGTCCATCAGCACAGTCAGCTCGGGCTCTCGCAGCAGCACGAGGACAAGTACTAGCAGCAGTTCCTCCGAACAGAGGCTCCTAGGATCCTCCTTCTCCTCGGGGCCTCTGGCAGACAGGATCATCCGAGTGCAGCCCAAATCGGAGCTCAAGCCAGGTGAGCTGAAGCCACTGAGCAAGGAAGATGTAGGGCTGCACGCCTACAAGTGTGAGGACTGCGGCAAGTGCAAGTGCAAGGAGTGCACCTACCCGAGGCCTCTGCCGTCAGACTGGATCTGCGACAAGCAGTGCCTTTGCTCGGCCCAGAACGTGATCGACTACGGGACCTGCGTGTGCTGTGTGAAGGGTCTCTTCTATCACTGTTCCAACGACGACGAGGACAACTGTGCGGACAACCCGTGCTCTTGTAGCCAGTCTCACTGTTGTACACGTTGGTCAGCCATGGGCGTCATGTCCCTCTTTCTGCCTTGCTTATGGTGTTACCTGCCAGCCAAGGGTTGCCTTAAATTGTGCCAGGGGTGTTATGACCGGGTGAACAGGCCTGGGTGCCGTTGTAAAAATTCAAACACAGTTTGCTGCAAAGTTCCCACTGTCCCACCCAGGAACTTTGAAAAACCAACATAG